From Deinococcus terrestris, one genomic window encodes:
- the dprA gene encoding DNA-processing protein DprA: protein MTALADSAAAQAELLALLTLRFTPALGPRRTESLRRHFGSAEAALAAPLTALRAVPGLEAKTVAAIGTPKPREQAEAEWRKAQAGGVTLLGRGLPGYPEALEALGDPPAVLWVFGDLPDLPAVPRAVGIVGTRGASPHALALTRDLAADLARAGVVVVSGLARGIDTEAHRAAVDAGGLSIGVLGSAVNHIYPGENTGLARRLTLVSEYPLGTGPAQHHFPARNRLIAALSAGVVVVEGELKSGSLITATHALECGRTVFAVPGRAGDPRAAGPHRLLREGAVLTETAADMLAELGWEEGPAVPAPDLPPEQARVYAALNAPATLDDLRGATGLGLAELQTALVMLHLMGLTEEVGGRWTRR, encoded by the coding sequence GTGACCGCCCTCGCCGACTCCGCCGCAGCCCAGGCTGAACTGCTCGCGCTGCTGACCCTGCGCTTCACGCCCGCGCTGGGGCCGCGCCGCACCGAGAGCCTGCGGCGGCACTTCGGCTCGGCGGAAGCGGCCCTCGCGGCTCCTCTGACCGCATTGCGGGCGGTGCCGGGGCTGGAGGCCAAGACGGTCGCTGCCATCGGCACGCCCAAGCCCCGCGAGCAGGCCGAGGCCGAATGGCGCAAGGCCCAGGCTGGGGGCGTGACCCTGCTGGGGCGCGGGCTGCCCGGCTACCCGGAGGCCCTCGAAGCCCTGGGCGATCCCCCGGCGGTGCTCTGGGTCTTCGGCGACTTGCCCGACCTCCCGGCGGTGCCCCGCGCGGTGGGGATCGTGGGGACGCGGGGCGCGAGTCCGCACGCCCTCGCGTTGACCCGCGACCTCGCCGCCGACCTCGCGCGGGCCGGGGTGGTCGTGGTCAGCGGTCTGGCCCGCGGCATCGACACCGAGGCGCACCGGGCGGCGGTGGACGCCGGAGGCCTGAGCATCGGCGTGCTGGGCAGCGCGGTCAACCACATCTACCCCGGCGAGAACACGGGACTGGCCCGGCGCCTCACCCTGGTCAGCGAGTACCCGCTGGGCACCGGCCCCGCCCAGCACCATTTTCCGGCCCGCAACCGCCTGATCGCGGCGCTCTCGGCGGGCGTGGTGGTCGTGGAGGGCGAACTCAAGAGCGGCAGCCTGATCACCGCCACCCACGCGCTGGAATGCGGGCGCACCGTCTTCGCGGTGCCGGGCCGCGCCGGGGACCCCCGTGCCGCCGGGCCGCACCGATTGCTGCGCGAGGGAGCGGTCCTCACCGAGACAGCCGCCGACATGCTGGCCGAGCTGGGCTGGGAGGAAGGCCCCGCTGTCCCCGCCCCCGACCTCCCGCCCGAGCAGGCCCGCGTGTACGCGGCGCTGAACGCCCCCGCCACCCTCGACGACCTGCGCGGGGCGACCGGCCTGGGCCTCGCGGAACTCCAGACGGCGTTGGTAATGCTGCACCTGATGGGCCTGACCGAGGAGGTCGGCGGGCGCTGGACCCGGCGGTAG